Genomic window (Acinonyx jubatus isolate Ajub_Pintada_27869175 chromosome B1, VMU_Ajub_asm_v1.0, whole genome shotgun sequence):
TGAAGAGATGGATGGCTCTGCCATTTTTGCCATTAACTCTCCACCATCTAGGGGTGAactcacatggggctcaaactcatgaaccgtgagatcataacctgagccaagattgaCTTGCATGCTTActtgttttcaaatttcaagtACACCTCTGATGCTAGCAAGCTGGGAGCATGGAAGCCAGAGAACACAAAAATCCACTTGTACCAATAGTAGACATAGCTTGTTCTCCTACACCAATCTCCAAATTGTTACCAAGCCCCACCACACCCCTCACCTTCCTCCACAAATCAGTCATAGAAATTGGAAGGTCTGCAGAGAAGGTATAGCTGCTACGTGTTAATGTTCTCTACATCTAAATGAATGTCTTCCCATATCAAGCgacatttatctttttgtatCATGTTCATCAGAAAAGGTTTACATCAAAActattttatcagttttgttttatcTGATTTGGTTATCTGTGTTCCACCCTCTCTACTAAAAGCACAGACACATATTGATAAGTGTACACCTGGCAAAAAGGctgaattataaaatatctttcaaaattgTAATGATgctatattcaaatatatttagtaACCTAAACTAAAGGCCTATAAAATGTAGGCAATTacaaatccatttaaaattattaaataataagttTAAGATAATTCCTAATTACTGGTCTGTTGATATACAAAGGCATGATCCTAAAtgagttcaaaaatattttttagaaatattcccccggggtgcctgggtggcgcagtcggttaagcgtccgacttcagccaggtcacgatctctcggtccgggagttcgagccccgcctcaggctctgggctgatggctcagagcctggagcctgtttccgattctgtgtctccctctctctctgcccctcccccgttcatgctctgtctctctctgtccgaaataaataaattaacgttgagaaaaaaatttttttaaataaaaaaaaaaaagaaatattcccccaatgagggttgatggcgggtgggagggagggagggagggaggggagggtgggggatgggtattgaggagggcaccttttgggatgagcactgggtgtcgtatggaaaccaatttgacaataaatttcatatattaaaaaaaaagaaatattccccCTATATCTTGTTTGCACAATTAACTTGCTATTAAGTCCTTTTACTCCATTTAGCTGAAGCGATCAGTTCTAGGCCAGAAACTGGCTAAATTATCATCAATTAATTATATATTCAGTTTATAGTTCCCTCTATCAGGAAATAAGTTGAATTTActaattttcttaacatattcTAAAATTATGCTTCATTCTAATACTAGTGAGAAAActgattatttcttaaatgtcatAAATTCCTTCAACCTAtttctaaatacatttaaatctctctggcattattttaaagtttaagatgAGTGGAATATTCTTTCTGTTATTCATTACAGAAAACTCCATCCCAAGTATTTTGAGTGTGAAAATGAGCTTCACATACCTCTTCTGcaaagcaggcttcctgctcttGGCCTTGGCAGCACTTTTCCAGTAGACCAGAGAAATCTGCAATGACAGCCTCAAGTTGTTCTTCTGTTATTTGAGGCTTTTGCTTCACAAGGTTAATGAGAAATctataatttaaacaaaataaaagagaaatctgtTATGCAAAGGTATTTTTCTAAAGACTTCCTAGCAGAGTCTTGAGAGTCCTAGCAACCCTCCCCCTAAATCCTCACTCCATCAACCCATCACCAGATTTACAACATGCACTCGGTCTAACGCCTTCATCAGAAATACTGAGGCTAGAAATGGGTAGATATCCCACTAGTCTGGATTTGTGCAGATGATTGATGAAACATGATTTTATAGTGCCACCATACTGATATGTAGTAAGATACAGTCTTTTTCTTACTTGCCTGGAATATCCTTCCAGTTCTCCAGTCTAACGTATATCCTATCAATACTCAAAGACCCAGAGTTCCAAGCTCCTGCCATTCATAATTACCACACCCATACCTGAGCATCGGTCCCACCAATCACCTGCGCTACTCATTTAGCAGCACTTTCATGTTGGAACCAATGTTGACCGGGGACTAGGGAAGACCTGCCAGAGGAGGCAGCATTCTTACTGTACTTTGAAGCATGACACAGATTGTGACAGCAAAAAAGGGAAGGACAGGTTTCCCAAAATGCAGGAAGACAATTTACAAAGCAAGCgagtaggagcacctgggtggctcggtcgattaagcaaCCCACTCTtcattctggctcaggtcatgatctcatggttcgttggtgagatcgagccctgcgtcaggctgtgtgctgtgaggattctctctccctctctctctgcccctcccctgctctctctctctctttctctcaaaataaataaataaatacacaaaaaaacaaatattaaaacaaagcaagTGAGTACTAAAATGCATGGGAATTTGGAGAACATAAGTTCCACTGGCGTGTGTTAACATCACTATTACAGAATGCCTCCCACAATGAATTGAAATGTGCGTTCCATCTCATAACACCCATACTTCATGGTTGACTCAAATATTATGGTTACTCTCTTCAAGAAGTAAACAGTGCAAAAAAAAGTTTCAATAGTGTTTTCCCAGTGTTTTGGAATGGAGGTACCCAAACTTACTGCAAGGACATATCCTAATTCCCCAAAGTAGATTGTCATTTTTCTCAGTCCCAACATGTATCACAACAGAGAGGATACTGTttttacaaacaaaaacttgtcCGCCCTAGTGAATTTTTCCAGGCCTATGCTCCCATGAGGCTGTGAAGGCACTGagacaaaactattttaaaagccaCTGTAAGTGCTTTGGGGCAATAACATTCTCCTAATAAACCCAAGGTTGTTGGGTATGTAAGGTAGAAATCTCCACTCCTATTTGGTGTTGTTGGTCTTCTCCCTGTTAGCAAAGAACCATTTCTTACTGCTGCTTCATTGTTTGCAGTGCTACACCCTGAGCTCGGCACAGATCCTTATGGAAGATGAATCTGTCAGCAGAGAATGGCGAAGGGACATATGTTTCATCCACCACTAAGCTGCTGAAACACGGCCTCCTGTTGGCATACGAAGAAGTGCAGCACAGGCCAACACCGGGGTTTACAGGAGTCTCTTCATGCCTGATGCATAATTGTCCAATAATAAGATCAGCCTGGTTAGGacaacaggaaagaagaaagcaaggagaTTCAGCATGAGCCGCTATGTTGACTCAGGCTTCCAGAAAATTCTTGCAGTTTTTAAGGCAGTAATTTATAATCAGTATTACCAAAAAAATCTGCTCCCTGGGATCATATGTTGCCACATTGTGGATTCTTTTTTCACTCATTGTTGGGGATAAACTTCACATTTAGTGGCAAATATTTCATAGGTAATGTCAAAGATAGTCCCTTCAGTTATTTGAAATACGCTTCCAGTCACATACATACTTCCAAAGGCAAAAAATTATCTGCCCTGATGGCTTAAATCCATGGTTTAAATTTTTCATGTATATCTATCTAGTGgaactttccattttccttttgggaCCCAGAGACTCGCTTTCTGAAGGTACGATTTCACAAGCCTCATCctttcatatacatacatacttgcaCACGTCATACATGCATACaggtatacatatgtatacctgtatatatgtatacataaatgtatatatgtatatatgtatacatatgcatatgtatatgtatgtatatatgtatacatatgcatatgtatatacatatgcatatgtatatgtatatatgtatacatatatgtatatatgtatatacatatgtgtatatacatatatacatatgtatatgtatgtgtgtgtgtataatcctaattgaaaagaaacaaggccagcatgtgtatgtgtgcacgtgtgtgtgtcttttaagGCTTTCCTCTTGTAGAGTCCTCCTACCTTCCACACTTCAAGATATTTCTTAAATACCTGGTAATAACTTGTAATAACGGCCAATATGTTTTGTGTGCATACTGTGTATCCAGCCAGTTCTGAACGAGTTACAGGGATTACCTCATTTAAGACAGTCATCCTATGTGGGTGGTACAATTCTTATGCCCAAATGTCAGATGAGAAAGCTCAAGCCAAGTGCTATAACTAGCTTttcagtggtgacagtggacggGGATGCAGGCAGGAGGCCTCCAGAACCTACACTCCCAATCTGCTGCAACAGCCCATGTCCCTGCAGTCTCTCAGCACGTGGGATTCAATCAATGATAAAGGTGATGCTTAATCACAGGAATTCTCCTTCCACTCTTACCTTTTGTGGAAAATTCCAAGACATGAAGTCTAGCTAGCAAATAAGTCCTTGGCATCcgaaagaggaaaggggaaacGATAAATGTACAATTTGGTTCACAATTatgattttaagggaaaaaataatgaaaaaaatcagcctGTCATTTTATGACACTGGTGACATTAGAAAGTAAAGATGATTGGCATTACTAACGAGAAAGTCATTTTCTTATTCAGCTTACCCTGTTCTAAACTCTTTACCCTGTTAAAGGGGTGAGGGGGAATGTCCCTAATATGATAAGATGATTATActacaaaaggcaaaaatataagtatactaaaaataaaatgacctataggggcacctgggtgactctgtcagttgagtgcccaacttcggcttacgtcatgatctcacagttcgtgtgtttgagcacccagtcaggttctgtgttgacagctcagagcacagagcctgcttcggattctgtgtctccgtctctcgctctctctctctctctctctctctctaccccttccctgctcatgctctgtctctctctctctctcaaaaataaacaaacattgaaaaagaaaatttttaataaataaaatgacttacTTTCATCTATCAAaagtgaagcttttttttttttaactcaattcacatttttttcccttgtgtccATTAGACCAAACTCAATGCTTATGGATGCACAGTGGAGTAACTAAGATCTATGTGTGAACTAGATGCAGCACAGCAGCAGTAGAGGCATGTGCAACCAGAAAGGAAATTGTGAACAAGGTATGGCATTGGGTGTTGGAGCCTGGGCTCTGGGAAGAGCTGCATATGCATTCAAATATCAGCCTCACCATTTACTACCTGGGACATGTTGGTAGTAATTACTAATTACTAATCAGTAATTACTAATGTAATTTCTTTGAGCCTCATTTTGCTATAAAATGAAGACGGTAACGGGGCAtttcaaaattgattttctttgtcttctttttttaacattaaagtaTTTCGCgaacaaaaagaggaaatcatTGAATTGAATGATGTGTTGGTTATTCTCTTTCCGGTTCATAAAGCTTGCTTAGACATCTTTGGATAAACTGGTTGCACTCCCCCAGCCTTTCTAGAAAGACCAGAAGCCTGGCCACATGCCCAACTGTTCAGAGCTGAGTTCATGCCCTGTCCAACTGTAACTAATCAAACAAGTCTAGTAAAACCATCTCCACAGTGGTTTTTACAATTTCCCCTAAATGGGAATTATGAGACCATTTCAAGTCAAATGGGGCAGGAACACAACGGGACTAAACGAAACACTCACCGCTCCCTCACCACAGGCCAATTGCTTGTCCTCACTGAGTTGGCAACAAGTGGCTGCTGCGGTTGCCATTTTCCTAGTGAAGGCCATCAGCTCAGGTGGGGTCAGCTGAGGGGCTTTCTTTGTGTAAGCAACAAGAAACctgaaagaaacaatttttttttttcaccaaatccTGCTGAGCCATTCATGAGTTTTTGACTCCTCACTCGTTCTCAAAGATCCTCTCTTGGTACCCGAAGCCATGATGTCAGCTCATTTGTATTACCAACAAGGTATTTGGACCACCTTTCAGGATGCATTTGCTCTAACCACCACTCCCTATACTTCTATTATAGCGACATATCACAATGGGGAAACAAACTCTGGAGAGTAGACTGACACCTATTCCAACCTCCAAAGTTTCACTGATACTAGCTGACACTCTGACAGACTGCAACAGAATAAATATCTTTTCTGCAAAAATCTGCATGATTTGGGGAACCCAGAGAAGTACCAATATCAGACTTTTATAAGCCATTCTTCTTGCTCTCTAGAAGAGGGGAATGGGGATGAGTACCTTCTCCCAAGGGAAATTGGGTGATCGGATTACACTGATTTCCAATATGAAATAGGGGCTGAAATTAGAGTAGCCCTGGGTGACTAATTTCGGTTTATATTTCCCTCGCACTACAAAATTTGAAATCACTAAAAGTGCTGTTTAAACAAACATAcgcgttggggcacctgggtggctcagtcggttaagtgtgaattcggctcaggtcatgatctcgtggttcgtgagttccagccccaagtcgggctctgtgcggacagctcagaggctggaacctgcttcacattctgtgtctccttctctctctgccccacccccactcatactctgtctttctctcaaaaataagtaaacattagaaaaaatttttaaaaacgtacGCATTTTGTAAGTAATATTCTCCTAGTTTCTGGAAGAGGCCACAGCTTCGCTTTGCCAATGCTTGACTTTCCTGGATATATTTCTCCAATTCTTCTTCCTGAAAATACAAGCATTATtatgtacattttcttctcttccggGACACATAACTTTGTATGTAAAAATTGACCAATAATATATTATTCTGACACCAATCTTAGAAAAACCAATTTTCGAGGGTTTTTTTGTAATACTAAAGATAATGAGAGTGTGACTTGTGACAATTAAAACAAAtggaccggggcgcctgggtggctcagtcagttaggtgtctgactttggcccaggtcatgatgtcatggttcacaagttcaagccccgcatctgactctgtgctgacagctcagagcctagaaccacagcttcagattctgtgtctccctttctttctgcccctcccctgcttgcactctctctctctctctcaaaaataaataagcattaaaaaaataaaaataaaaacaagtggaCTTTGGGGAGATTAAGCTTAAAACTGTGAATCACCAAGCTATGTGATGACAGAATTCAATGTGTGGATAAAGGATTACAGTTCTTTCTGTACAAATTCTTGCTTTCGTGGAGCTGTTCAAAAATGAGTATTATTGTTATTCTGTGTGTCAAAGAACTTTTGGTTGCCATTTTTCTTCCTACAGTAGGCCACTGGTTGTTGACTACTAGTTAATAACTACTTACTATCTAGATGACTACTTAGTAGATGTAACTAGCTAACTACTAGTTAATGACTAGATGCTTTCATAGACACAGCATTTTTAATGGATAATTTCTATGCAGTTTTTCAGACTCTCCCTAAAAAGTAAGAGCAATTCACCCCTTTATCCTGGCATTCAAGAGGGTTTTCAGACTGGGAACACTTCTCCAATAACTCCTGGTATCCTTTAGCCACTCTTAGAATTACTGGGACAGCAAGTTTAGTATGTCTTCTGGAATATTCATAGGTAAATCTGAAATGAGTGTGAAAAAATATCATGTTGTTGCAATTAAGAGACAATTTATTCCTGTGTTGTATGGCATGCAAATGTTAAAATTCAAATGCATAAGCCTGGAAATCAAATATGACTTGAACTATATGCACAGTAAAACTATTAATACAAATTATAATCCATCCAATTGTTCTAAaatgctattttgttttcttttgcactCTTCACTTGGGTTTTTCAATTACGAGCTTTacagtcatttattcaacaaatatttttccagtgcCTACTCTATGCAAGCATTTCTTTCAGCAGTAAGGATTCAGTAAGGTATAAGATAAAATGCCTGACCTCTCAAAAGCATACATTacagggagacagaaaggaataaacaaaactaGGTCATCGAATTCAGGTGGTGATAAATGAgtgaagagaaataaaggaagacagaatggggggggggtgagtcTTAATTTAGAGCATTGGTCAAGAAATGTCTCTTTGGGTGGCTCTTTTGGAACAGAACCCTGGGTGAAGGAAGCTACACAAGTACCTGGAGGAAGATCATTCTCAGCTGAGAAAATTTCTACTGCAAAGAACCTTTCTAATTGAAGAAGTGCTTCTATTAGATAAACAATTATTGTTGGATGTGTGGGTGGGTAAGTTTAAAGGTAATTCTTGAATTTACTAATTGTATTTCCAAGTCATAGATATAAGTAATATTTAGTTCTGCCACCAATAAATTGTCAGTGTGGGTTTCTTCAATTTGGACTTTGTTCttgtgtgtgtaattttatttaGCAGTGCAAATTATGTGTGTCCAATCTGAATGCAAATTATGTATGTCCAATCTGAATGCAAGTATAGAGTGATATCCTTAgggaatatgaaagagaaaactgggccattattttcattattacattAGAAGCAggcttttaaatttataaagacCCTTGGAGATCATTAAGCCTGAAATCCTAAGAGCTACACAAATCCCTCCTCGAATAGTGTCCATAGATATACACTGTacaataaaggaaaatgtattaacTTGGCTGCTTGCTTCCTATCAGTTATATTACAATAAAGTACTATACTGCAAGTATCtctacacatttttattttcttacaaaaataaaacacatattaaataaatagcaaataaactGTTCTAATAAAAGCCCTTCTAGCTACCATTATCTATTGAGTTATACTTCGGAAAGTTTTGAAAACATGCACAGTGAAAAAGCACATTCATAACCATTAGCCCTTATTATCACAAAATATCCATATCTTATTTGGAAGCTCAGTAGTAGTCTTCATACGAGTAATCCATACAAAGATGACAGTGCTTCTGATCCCAGAGAAattgatacaaaataaaatatagcttCAGTTAGTAGCAGCAATAGTGAAAGTCTCATCAGTATAAGAtagatttcatttccttattccCTACTTATCTGCTTAAATAGATTTTGGTTCAGAACATTCCAGCATCACCCAAACATACTGAATTCAAAACCTGTAACCATCACTCCCCATTTCAGCAACACAAAACTGTCAGCTACATACTAATCTTTACTCATGTGAACATACATTTACAGAGTGTGTTACCTTGCCATAAAAAGATCTTTTTCCCTTGAAGAAAATTGGTTGAAATCTCTGTCTCCTAAAAATCTATTTAGATTCGGAGATAATCCTTCAGGTGTGTCATCATTTTCTGCATGAATTATGCATTGACCAAGTTCAAGTATGGGCAATTTGCAGCATTCTGCTATTTTGCTTGACAGAATATCTTGCCGAGAACATAGGTAGGACATAATTTTTTCCTGTAATAGGGagatgagggaggaaggaagggagagaaggagagaaaaaaaagaaatagaagacattgTACCTTGTCTCTAATGTTAGTGCTTTCTCCCTACTTCGCTTTTCCTTACTCCTTTCTACCTACCCGTTTGTTCAATTCTTCTTTTCATAGTTGTCAGCTAAAATCTATTTTGTAttaggaagattttaaaaacaagatagaAATATACTCTTCAAACCAAATGACATGCACATAGGTATATATCTTTCTATTCCTATTAAAATGGGCTACTGGACAACGTTTGCTGTTGATGTCCTAATCATGGAGAGCAAACTTTCTGCTCCATGTTAACAGATCAATCTGCAGTGACCCACTATGACCTCCAGAGGGCAGGCTATAGATGATGAAATTTCAGCACATCTAAGAATGGAACAGAACTTCCATATCCCTGTCACGGGACTAAAAATCCAAGCCTTCTCAGTAAGAACAATTAGAACCCATCATTCAGCCATTAAAACCAATTGACATACCatgttgaaattaatttttccactTTAAAGGAAAAGGGTGGTAATGAGctccaaaaatggaaaaataatttaagtgcCTATAGAAATCAGTAAAATCGTCTATTAAAACCAAGACAACtaacttcaaagaaaaacaaagtaatttttctaatatgcaagtaaaaatttgtaaaaggaaaaataaatgaaataggaaatctgTCTTTGGGAATCTTCCCCAGCTCTTCACACCAGGACCTCTGCCTTTGCTGAGATTGCCTCTTTCAGCCAAACTGCCATGGGACTGGCTTAAATGAGCATTTTATCTCCACATCCAACCCTTTGGAAACCAGGTTCAAGCCTGAGTTTCTAAGCCTTTTGAATATCTAAGAGTAATGGTTTGAAGCCTTCTTGGAGAAGGCGGTGTATCACCAGGGACCAGAGAGGGAGGAATTTGGGGATAGATAGGCCTCTTGTACAGTATCCAGGAAGCCTAAAGTTGGCCCAGAATAGATGAATGCCATGCTGCTAAAATGGCGACTAACTATGGCACGTTTGAGGATTCTGTTTGGgggattttcttttggtttttaattctcCTAGAGCCCTTTATCCACGCCTCTCTCTGTGGCTTTGTATCTTGTGGAACAGTTTctggtgttgtttttgttgtttgttgtgtcATTTTGTTGTATTCATATCATAAATATAATAGAGCCCCTTCTGTGGCCCAGGCATCGTGCAGCCGGCCTGTGGAGATAACAGCAAACAGAAGACAGGCCCTACATGCCTCATCTCTCCCATCAGACTGTAAATTCCCTGAGCGAAGCTTCTGCCTTAGTGTTCTTCATAGTGTCTAGCACACAGAAAGTATTCCGTATATATTTgccaaatgaaatgataaatggcTAGAAAAACCAATTGGTTAAAAGTAAAGAGTCTCTCCCCCGAGATTCTATGTGGAGTTTATGAtcattttcagaagaaagaatGGGCCCTGTTGTCACGAGAGGAGAGTATCTCTTAAGTGAAAGGCAGGGTTAACAAAACACAGTTTCAGTTTTACTGTCAAGAAGTCTGTGACTTGACTCAGCCAGCTAGCTACCCTACCCTGTGACCAACTCCAACAGCCTTCTCCCATGTAGAAGgagagccaaagaaagaaaatgaagtggaATTATCTCTGTTTTGGGAAGCAAGACTCTTTACCCCATCCTGCAGACACTCCAGCACGTTTCCTCTGCAACATTCCTCATGTATGTGGGCCACATCCAGGACCAGTTTCTGAATTTCGGTAAAATTCGCTTTGGAAAACTTTTGACTCAATTTAGTAACAGTTctaaaggggaaggaaaggaattaGAAATCAATCCTGATTATCtaccaaaattaaataatacagagagaatATTAATATAGTTGCAgttccaaaaagaaagaattgaaatGCTTTCGctgtttgaaaagaaaagggaggggtgcctgtgtggttgctttaggctcaggtcatgatctcgcagttcatgagatcaagcccagagcctacttgggattccatgtcactctctctctctctctctgcccctcccctgattgcactctgtctctctatctcaaaataaataaacaaacataaaaaaataaaagaaaaagaaaagggaaagcatTATAAGTCTTGTCAATTCCAACCAATCTTTGAAGGCAATGGTTCTATAAAGTGACCCGTCTCCACAAATACTTTGGATatgatttatttgtctttaaaaccTTTCCTGTGAATTGGGATGAAATCTATCTTTTTGCTGCTCATCCGTGATGCTGAGTGCTTATAATCACCATAGTGAGTGggtgggaaaaaattaaaaggacaaacaattaagaaatggaaaattccatgaaaataataatttttttttttttacttgggagaaaaaaaatactctgagAATACAGAAGGGGCATATATGTGCAAATACATGGAACAAGACAAGAAAGTAGAACCCACTGAACATTCAGACATGTCAGCATACCAAGAATGGAGTGTGGCCAGAAGGGAAATAAGAAGTAAAAAAGCTTGTTCCTTCTACATATTTCCTTAAGTGTTAAGAGATGTCTAGATGAAACCACTACCCCCTAGAGCAACTGGTGTTGCTGCTTCTGATAAGGAtagattttctttataaatttataacatttaagCTTAATCACTTACGGAtagcaaataataaatacaaccattataataataacttaatttatattttattagtaaGAAAAAATTGAAGCAATTCACGAATCAGTCTAAGCTTCTAATAACTAGAGTTGGAAGGTAGTTATAGCAAAATCTGACCTattctaagaaaacattttagaactAACTCCATGACTAACTTTAACCTAGGTCTCCACtatgtataataatttttaaatgtgtcatttAACAAGCACACAAACTAATGAACTTTGAATGCATGTATTTGATACTCGTCAATTAGCATCTCAAATATTTTCCTACACTAGAAATGCTTAATTGTAAAGGTTGAAGAGCACTTTAAACCAGTCatgtagtttaaaattttctagtagccacattaaaaggTAAAGAGGAAAAAGTTAAATTCACTTTAATAACATGTTTTTAACCCAATATCAAAAATGATACCATTTCAACATAGGATTTCATTCATATGCGGAatctaaaaaaggaaacaaatgaatcaaccaacagaaaagcagaatcagacctataaaaacggggaacaaactggtggctgccagaggaaaggagggttggaggatgggcaaaatgggtgaaggcagagggaaatacaggcttccagttatggaatgaataagtcacagggaataaaaggcacagcatagggaatatattcaatgatattataatagcgttgtgtggtgacaggtggtaactaCATCTCTATAGGTGA
Coding sequences:
- the AFP gene encoding alpha-fetoprotein, translated to MKWVISIFLTFLLNFSEPRTMHRNAYGIASILDSSQCSAEMNFVDLATIFFAQFVQEATYKEVSKMVKDILTVIEKSPGSEQPVGCLENQLSAFLDEICHEKEISEKYGLSDCCSQSEEERHNCLLAHKKATPSSIPPFQVPEPVTSCKAYEENRDMFLNRYIYEIARRHPFLYAPTILSLATHYGKIIPPCCKTENAVECFQTKTALITKELRESSLLNQHICAVMRNFGPRTFRAITVTKLSQKFSKANFTEIQKLVLDVAHIHEECCRGNVLECLQDGEKIMSYLCSRQDILSSKIAECCKLPILELGQCIIHAENDDTPEGLSPNLNRFLGDRDFNQFSSREKDLFMARFTYEYSRRHTKLAVPVILRVAKGYQELLEKCSQSENPLECQDKGEEELEKYIQESQALAKRSCGLFQKLGEYYLQNAFLVAYTKKAPQLTPPELMAFTRKMATAAATCCQLSEDKQLACGEGAADLIIGQLCIRHEETPVNPGVGLCCTSSYANRRPCFSSLVVDETYVPSPFSADRFIFHKDLCRAQGVALQTMKQQFLINLVKQKPQITEEQLEAVIADFSGLLEKCCQGQEQEACFAEEGPKLISKTRAALGV